One Dysosmobacter welbionis DNA segment encodes these proteins:
- a CDS encoding PaaI family thioesterase gives MEESLEHIRESAETRMRKNAFMLHNYIELERVEKDRAVFKLDIRPESCNPYGLIHGGAIYTLADNATGAAAHSDGRYYVTQTSALHFLRNQATGTVRASAWVRHRGKSTVLTAVDITGEGGRLLATGEFTFFCVDKALMDQKAAAEQK, from the coding sequence ATGGAAGAATCTCTAGAACATATCCGGGAGAGCGCGGAGACACGAATGAGGAAGAATGCCTTCATGCTCCATAATTATATCGAGCTGGAACGCGTGGAAAAAGACCGGGCGGTCTTCAAGCTGGACATCCGCCCGGAGAGCTGCAACCCCTATGGGCTGATTCATGGCGGCGCCATCTACACCCTGGCGGACAACGCCACCGGCGCGGCGGCCCACAGCGACGGGCGGTATTACGTCACACAGACCAGCGCGCTCCACTTCCTGCGCAACCAGGCCACAGGGACGGTGCGGGCCTCTGCTTGGGTCCGGCACCGTGGAAAGTCCACGGTGCTCACCGCTGTGGACATCACCGGAGAGGGCGGCAGGCTGCTGGCCACGGGGGAGTTCACCTTCTTCTGTGTAGACAAGGCGCTGATGGACCAGAAGGCGGCCGCTGAGCAGAAATAA
- the spoIIP gene encoding stage II sporulation protein P, with translation MKRPVFPGPFRRGLRRLGAAGLAAGTLWAVVVTAGSDSASAAWAALRAASPLAALKWELGDLWANDDLSPAAVMTLGESPLLLSARAAVAELWSTERTEESGADGREETVTEPVEETPLETTGETDNGVPARTLVPTDPSGYTVCGRSYISNSTDHALTVTELSEPFDARLADGEPQILILHTHGSEAYTPPPGTDIVWSGNYRTTDSRYNVVGVGDEMAEVFTAAGISVLHDRTLYDYSSYNDAYNNALAAIETYLAEYPSIRFILDVHRDAIGDAEGNQYKVISEIDGVGTSAQMTLVMGSDGSGLAHEHWMENLKLAVALQDNILQSYPTLMRPILLRNSRYNQHATTGSLLVEVGAAGNSPEEAALAGRLFAQQMADYLIDLGK, from the coding sequence ATGAAGAGGCCGGTTTTTCCAGGCCCGTTCAGAAGAGGGCTCCGGCGGCTGGGCGCAGCCGGGCTGGCGGCCGGGACCCTTTGGGCGGTTGTGGTCACCGCCGGAAGCGACAGCGCGTCTGCAGCCTGGGCGGCCCTGCGGGCGGCGTCTCCGCTGGCGGCGCTGAAATGGGAGCTGGGGGACCTGTGGGCGAACGATGACCTCTCCCCCGCCGCGGTGATGACGTTGGGAGAGTCTCCCCTGCTGTTGTCCGCCCGGGCGGCTGTGGCGGAGCTGTGGTCCACCGAGCGGACGGAGGAATCCGGTGCGGACGGCCGGGAGGAGACTGTCACGGAGCCGGTGGAGGAGACGCCGCTGGAGACCACGGGAGAGACGGACAACGGCGTTCCGGCCAGAACACTGGTGCCTACGGACCCCAGCGGCTATACGGTCTGCGGCCGGTCCTACATCTCCAACAGCACGGACCACGCCCTCACCGTCACGGAGCTGTCGGAGCCCTTTGACGCCCGGCTCGCCGATGGGGAGCCTCAGATTCTGATCCTCCACACCCACGGCAGCGAGGCCTACACCCCACCCCCGGGCACGGACATCGTCTGGTCCGGCAACTACCGCACTACGGACTCCCGCTACAACGTGGTGGGGGTGGGAGACGAGATGGCGGAGGTGTTTACCGCCGCCGGGATCTCCGTCCTCCATGACCGGACACTGTACGACTACTCGTCGTACAACGACGCCTATAACAACGCCCTGGCGGCCATTGAGACCTATCTGGCGGAATACCCCTCCATCCGCTTCATCCTGGATGTCCACCGGGACGCCATCGGCGACGCGGAGGGCAATCAGTACAAGGTGATCTCGGAGATCGACGGGGTGGGCACCTCCGCCCAGATGACTCTGGTGATGGGCAGCGACGGCAGCGGCCTGGCTCATGAGCACTGGATGGAGAATCTGAAACTGGCGGTGGCCCTTCAGGACAATATCTTGCAAAGCTATCCCACCCTGATGCGGCCGATCCTGCTGCGGAATTCCCGCTATAACCAGCACGCCACCACCGGCTCCTTGCTGGTAGAGGTAGGGGCCGCCGGCAACTCTCCGGAGGAGGCCGCCCTGGCGGGCCGCCTGTTCGCCCAGCAGATGGCGGACTATCTCATTGATCTGGGCAAGTGA